The Tautonia plasticadhaerens nucleotide sequence ATCGCCGGCCTGCCTCAGATGGTCGACTCCTTCGACGCCATGGCCCGGGCCTCCCAGCGCGAGCAGGGGCAGGAGGTGGTGGGGCTGGGCATCGAGCTGGACCGATCGAAGGTCCCCGACGCCGAGACCGTCCGCGCGCTGCTCTTCCCCGGCGCCTCCTACATGACCCGGGACGACGAGGGGCTGAGCGTCATCTCCCGGGAGTCGGTCCCCGGCGTGGCCTCCCCCGCCTCGGCCGGCGTGGCCATCGCCCTGCTGCTGCCGGCGGTGCAGTCGGCCCGGGAGGCGGCCCGACGGGCGCAATGCACCAACAACCTGAAGCAGATCGGCATCGCGATGCACCACTACCACGAGGCCAACGGCCGGTTCCCGGCGGCGATCACCGACTCCGACGGCAATCCCCTGCTGAGCTGGCGGGTGGCCCTGCTGCCGTACCTGGAGGAGCAGGACCTCTACGCCGAGTTCCGCCTGGACGAGCCCTGGGACAGCGAGCACAACCGGACGCTGGTCGACCGGATGCCCCGGGCCTTCTCCTGCCCGAGCCGCCCCGACCCGGAGCCCGGCCGCACCGGCTACCGGATCGCCGAGGGCCCCGGCGCCTCGTTCCCGGGGCCGGACGGGATCCGGCTCCGGGACATCCTCGACGGGACGACCATGACGGTCGCCGTCTTCGAGTCGGACCAGGGGGCCACCTGGACCCAGCCCGGCGGCCTGCCGCTGCCGGCCGAGGCCGGGGACGTTCCCCTACCGCTCGGCTCGTTCCACCCGGGGGGGGCGAACGCCCTGTTCTTCGACGGCTCGGTCCGGTTCCTCCCCGAGTCGGTGGAGCGGACGATCCTCCGGGCCCTGCTGACCCCCGCCGGGATGGAGCAAATCGATCTCGGCGATCTTTGAGCATCCCTTGATTTCCGAGCCTCGCCCGACGGCCGCGGGCCGGAGGGGGAGGCCCGTCCCACCCCCTCCGCGAGCGGTGAGGGGGGCGGTGGACGGGACATCAAGCCCGTTGAATCGACCGGGCCCCCTCACCCGGGCTTCGCCCACCCTCGCCCCCGCAAGCGGGGGCGAGGGTCGGAGTCGGTCCCCCTCTCCCCGCGAGCGGGGAGAGGGCCGGGGTGAGGGGTCTTCGCGTGACCCCAACGCCTTGCGGGTCGTCCGATCCCCCCAACCGGCCTCCGGCCACCCGCTCCCCGGGGACGGGGGCGAGGGTCGGGACGGGCCAGGGGATCGGCCGAAAGGCGTTGTCGAGCGGCGGTTGGACCCGCTAGAATCGCCCCGGGCGGGGCCCCGAGGCGTCATGCGGCACGCCCCGAGCCCGTGCCCATTGATCCTGGACGAGCTGTGAACCGAATATGAGGATCCGATGTCGACGGCTGAGCTGCTGAAGACCCCCCTGTACGACTGGCACAAGGCGCACGGCGGGAGGCTCGTCGAGTTCGGCGGCTGGTCGATGCCGGTGCAGTACTCGACCATCGTCGAGGAGCACGAGGCGGTCCGCAAGCGCGCCGGGCTGTTCGACATCGGCCACATGGGCCGGCTCCGATTCGACGGCCCCGACGCCCTGACCTGGCTGCAGCGGGTGACGACCAACGACGTCTCGAAGCTCCCCCCGGGGCGGATCCAGTACAGCCTCGTCTGCAACGAGGACGGCGGGGTGATCGACGACGTGCTCGTCTACCACCTGACCGACGGCGACGGCTACGGCCTGGTCTGCAACGCCTCCAACCGCCAGCGGGTCGTGGAGCAGTTCGAGGCCCACCGCGACGGCGCCGACGCCGAGCTGGCCGACTCGACCCTGGACACCTGCATGATCGCCGTGCAGGGGCCCAACGCGCTGTCGACGGTGCGGAGCGTCTTCGACGGCCCCCCGCTGGGCGAGCAGAAGTACTACAGCCACACCTCCGGCCTGGTGCTGGGAACCGACGCCTCGGTCAGCCGGACCGGGTACACCGGCGAGGACGGCTTCGAGCTGATCGTCCACCGGGACGTGGCCGAGGCCGCCTGGCTCGCCCTGCTGGAGGCCGGGCTGGGGCGGGGCATCCGCCCCTGCGGGCTCGGCGCCCGGGACACGCTGCGGTTCGAGGCCGCGATGCCCCTCTACGGCCACGAGCTGCTCGAATCGACCAACCCCTACGCCGTCGGCCTCGGCATGTTCGTGAAGCCGGAGAAGGGGACCTTCGTCGGCCGGGACGCCCTGATCGCCTTGAAGGACGCCCCCGGCGCCGCCCGGATCGGCCTGAAGCTCCGGGGCCGCCGGATCGCCCGCCAGGGGAGCACGGTGCTGAGGGACGGCGCGCCGATCGGCACGGTCACCTCCGGCACCTTCTCGCCGACCTTGCAGCAGGCCCTGGCCATGGCGACCGTCTCCCCCGAGGCCCCGCCGATCGGCGCCGAGCTGGTGGTCGACGTGAGGGGCACCCCCGAGCCGGCCGAGGTCGTCGAGCTGCCCTTCTACCGCCGCCCCCGCCCGTCCTGAGCCGGCCCGATCAACCCAGCCCAATTCGTTCCCCCATCGAGGCCGCTCGCCCAAGGAGCCCCGACGAGCATGGACCCCAAGGACCTGAAGTACGCCGCGTCCCACGAGTGGGTGAAGGTGGACGGCGACGTGGCCACGGTGGGCATCTCCGCCTTCGCCGTGGAGCAGCTGACCGACCTGATCATGATCGACCTGGGCAAGGCCAAGCCCGGCGCCTCCGTCTCGGCCGGCGACTCCTTCGGCGAGGTCGAGAGCGTCAAGTCGGTCAACGACCTGTACGCCCCGATCTCCGGGGAGGTGATCGAGGTGAATCCCGCCGTCGCCGCCGACGTCGGCGCCATCGCCGCCGACCCCTTCGGCTCCGGCTGGATCGTCAAGCTCCGCCCCTCGGATGCCGAGGCCGACCTGGCGAAGCTGATGGACCACGCCGCCTACCAGGAGAAGATCGCCGAGGACGCGCACTGATCGGGGCCAACCCCTCGCCGACTCCGGGGAGATGGGCGGTTCCGTACCGTTGAATTTGGCCGAGGGGAATAGGCCATCCTGACCCCATTCCAGCGGGCGTTCCTGCTGCGGTACCGTTCGTTCCGCGAGGCCCCGCCCTCGACGGGCGGGTTGCTGGCGCGATTGCTGCCGAGGGCGGTGATCGCGTCGGGGATCGTCGTGCTCGGCACCGTCGTCTCCCGGGAGCTGGCCCTGGCGATGGGCGGGTTCCTGTTCGGGGCGCTGGCCAGGGAGGCGGCGCTCACGGTGCACTCCGTCCGGATCCTGCCGGTGCTGATGCGGGTGATCGACTGGGATCAGGTCGACCAACTCCTGGAGGACCCGGCCGATGGCGAATGAGCCCGAGCAGGGGCCGGGGGGCTGGGGGCCGAGGGCGATCCTCGCTCGATTGCGGTTCTCGATGGCCGACGGGGCGATGCTGGTCGTGGCGGCGTCGGCGGCCTCGGCGCTGTTCGCCAGGACGGTCGAGGCGATGGACGGCTCGTCGCAGCGGAGCCTCCCCCCGTTCAAGTACGACGTCGCGGTCCTGCTCGTGCTGGCGGTCGGGTTCACGGCCGTCGGGCTGGGGGCGTACAAGCGGCACTCGGTCTCCCAGGTGCTGCTGCAGGTGACGCTCGCCTGCCTGGCCTTGCTCTCGGCGATCGAGCTGGGGGAGGCGGGTTGGAATCGGGCGCTGCTCTACTGGTTCCAGGCGAGCTTCGCCCTGATGGTCGCCGGGCCGGCGGTCGCCCGGCGGGTGGTCAAGGCGAGCCTGCCCCGGGGGCCCCGGCGGTCGTGGTGGAAGAACACGCTGGAGGCGGTCGCGTTCTCCTGGTTCAACGTGATGCTCGTGCTGCTGGGCATGCTGATCCAGTGGACCGTGTATGCAATCGTCGGCGAAATCCTGTGAGCCGGGCCGACGACGGCCCCGGTGCGGCCGTCGTCGAAGACGCCTCGCCGGGGAATCCGGCGGTCCGTACAATGGGCGCCTACAATCCTGGCCCGGGACAAGACGCCCGAGCCGACGTCTCCCCGCCGCCCGACCCGATCCGACCCACCGAACCCAACGGCTGGCAATGGCCTACATCCTGAACACGGACGACGACACCCGGGTGATGCTGGGGGCCATCGGCCTGGAGTCGCTGGACCAGCTCTTCGACATGGTCCCGGCCGACTTCCGGCTCGACCGGCCGCTCGACGTGCCCCCGGCGATGACCGAGATCGAGCTGACCCGGCACGTCGGCGCGCTGGCGTCGAGGAACCGGAGCATCGACGACCGCCCCTGCTTCCTCGGCGGCGGGGCGTACGACCACTTCATCCCGGCGGCCGTCGACATGCTCGCCAGCCGGGGCGAGTACTACACCGCCTACACCCCCTACCAGGCCGAGGCCAGCCAGGGGACGCTCCAGGCGGTCTTCGAGTACCAGACGCTCATCGCCCAGCTCACCGGCATGGACGTCTCCAACGCCAGCCTCTACGACGGCGGCTCCGCCGTGGCCGAGGGAATCCTGATGGCCCTGGCCTCCGGCGACCGCCACGGCCGGGTCGTCACCAGCGGCGCGGTCCACCCCGAGTACCGGCAGGTCGCCGAGACGTTCCTCGCCAACTTAGCCCCGGAACTCGTCACCGTCCCGGCGAAGAATGGCCGGACCCCGGTCGACGACCTGATCGCCGCGATCACCGACGACACCGCCGCCGTGGTCCTCCAGCAGCCGAACTTCTTCGGCCAACTGGAGGACGTCGAGGCGCTGGTCGCCGCCGCCAAGGAGCGGGGGGCGACGACGATCGTCAGCGTCGACCCGATCGGCCTGGGCCTGCTGAAGCGTCCCGGCTCGTACGGGGCCGACATCGTGACGGCCGAGGGGCAGACGCTGGGCAACTCCATGCTCTACGGAGGCCCGGTCCTCGGCATCCTCGCCTGCCGGGAGTCGTACCTGAGGCGGATCCCCGGCCGGCTCGTCGGCCAGACGACCGACCGCCAGGGCCGACGCTGCTTCGTGCTCACGCTCCAGACCCGGGAGCAGCACATCCGCCGCGAGAAGGCGACCTCGAACATCTGCACGAATCAGGGGTTGATGGCGCTCCGGGCGAGCATCTACCTGGCCCTGATGGGCCCCCACGGTTTGAGGGACGTGGCCGAGCAGTCGGCGCGGAAGGCCCACTACGCGGCCGAGACGCTGGCCGCCGTCCCTGGCCTGACTCCGGCCTTCGAGGGGCCGTTCTTCAAGGAGTTCGTCGTCCGCTGCGAGAAGGACCCGGCCCGGGTGCTCGCCGAGGTCGGCCGCCGGGGCTTCCACGGCGGCATCGCCCTGGAGAGGTGGTACCCCGAGCTGGCCGACGGCATCCTCGTCGCCGTGACCGAGAAGCGGACGAAGGCCGAGATCGACGCCTTGGCCGACGCCTACCGGGGGGCGATCGCCTCGGCCTGATCGGGGCGGGTCGTGCCCCGGAATCGATCCAGTCGATGCCGTCCCGAGGAGGGCCGAGGGCGATGAGGAGGAGCGAGGCGGCGAGGCGGCACCGCAGGGCGGTGGCGGTCGTGGCGGCGATGGCCGGCGTCATCGTCGTGCTGCTGGCCGCCGTGGCCCCCTGGGCCGAGGAGCAGTACCTCGACCGGGGCATCGAGCCCTCGGCGAACGCCCTGCTGGTCTTCCGGGCCGGCCACGCGGTCGCCGAGCACCCCGGGATCGCCCTGCTGCTGGCCGCCGCCCTGATCGGCCTGCTCTGGTCCTCCTACGGCCTGCTCGACCGTCCCGCGAGGTCGAGGTCGTGACGGAGCCGCTGTCCCCTATGGCCGACCCTCCCCTGCTGCTCATCCTCGGCGGCCCCAACGGCGCCGGGAAGTCGACCGCCGCGTCGGCCCTGCTGCCGGACGACTTGCCGTTCGTCAACGCCGACGAGATCGCGAAGACCCTCCCCGGCTACCCGTCCCGGGGGGCGGATCTCGAGGCGGGCCGACTGGTGTTGATCCGGCTCGACGAGCTGGAGCGGATGCGCGCATCCTTTGCCATCGAGACGACCTTGGCCGGACGATCCCTCGCCCCTCGGGTCGAGCGGCTGAGAGGCCAGGGATACCTCGTCCGGTTGATCTTCATCTGGGTCCCGTCTCCGGAACTCTCGGTGCAGCGCGTCGCGGTGCGGGTTCGCAGCGGAGGACACGCCATCCCGGAGGCGACGATCCGCAGGCGATTCCAGGCCGGCCTCCGGAATCTCTTCGGGCTCTACCAGCCGATCGTCGACCGCTGGGAGGTGTTCGAGAACGCGACCGCTGCCGGGCTGGATATAATCGCGGGAGGACACGCAGGCGGCCGAACTGTCGTCTACCGTCCTGAACTCTGGCGACAGGTCGTCGAAGGAGGTCGATGATGCCGGCCAATCGGATGACCGGAAACGGTCGAACGCGCCTCGACCTCCGTGCTGCGGAGCCCGAGGAACTGCGACAGGTGATGGACCTCGGCGTCCGAGAGGCCCTCTCCAGGCACAAGGAGGAAGGCCGAGCGGTCGCCGTCTGGGACTACCGTCGAGGCGAAGTGCAATTCCTCCCCCCGGATCAGATCGGTCAGCCCGAGGGCGCCGCTCTCGTCGAGCGTCCGGAAGGCCCGGCCGATGGCCCGGAGTCGACAGGCTGATCGGTCTCCATCCCTTCCCGACCACGAATCGCCCCGAATCGAAACCGAACCCGAGACGGCCACGCTCATGTTGAAGAAGGACCGGCCCGCCCTGTTGTTCGAGACGTCCAGGCCCGGCCGTCGGATCGCGGTGGCGCCGCCCTGCGACGTGCCCGGGCGGCCGATCGACGAGCTGATCCCCGCCGAGCACCGGGCCGACGCGCCCCCGCCGCTGCCGGAGCTGGGGGAGCTGGACGTGGTCCGGCACTACACGAACCTCTCGTCGTTCAACATGGCGATCGACGCGAACTTCTACCCGCTCGGCTCCTGCACGATGAAGTACAACCCGAAGCGGAACGAACGGCTGGCGAACCTGCCGGGCATGGCGGGCCTGCACCCCTACCAGGACGAATCGACGCTCCAGGGGATGTTGCAGCTTTTGTGCGAGCTGCAGGACGACCTGGGGGAGATCGCCGGCCTGCCCGCCGTCAGCCTCCAGCCGGCGGCCGGGGCGCAGGGGGAGCTGACGGCGCTGATGGTCGCCGCCTCGGCCTTCCGGGACCGGGGGGAGACCCGGACCAAGGTCCTGGTGCCGGACAGCGCCCACGGCACCAACCCGGCCTCGGCGCAGCTGGCCGGGTTCCACGCCGTGACGGTCAAGAGCGACGCCCGGGGCCTGGTCGACCTGGACGACTTCAAGGCCAAGCTCGACGACGAGGTCGGCGTGTTCATGATCACCAATCCGAACACCGTCGGCCTGTTCGACCCGCAGATCGGCGAGATCGCCCGGCTGCTGCACGACCGGGGGGCCCTGCTGTACCTCGACGGCGCGAACATGAACGCCATCCTCGGCGTGGTCCGGCCGGGGGACATGGGCGTCGACCTGATGCACTACAACCCGCACAAGACCTTCTCCGGCCCCCACGGCGGCGGGGGACCCGGCGCCGGGCCGATCGCCGTGAGGGGCGACCTCGCCCCGTACCTGCCCTCGCCCCTCGTCGGCCGGGAGGAGGACGGGACCTACTTCCTCGACTTCGATCGGCCCAAGGCGATCGGCCGGGTCCGGGCGTTCTTTGGCAATGTGGGCGTGCTGGTTCGTGCTTATTGCTACATTCGATCGCAGGGGCCGGACGGCCTGAAGGCGGTGGCGCAGCACGCGGTCTTGAATGCGAACTACTTGCTGTCCCTGGTCAAGGACGCGTATCCGGTGCCGATGGGCGACCGCTGCATGCACGAGTTCGTCGCCTCGGCGCGGTCGATGGCCCGGGACCGGGGGGTCCGGGCGATGGACATTGGCAAGCGGCTGATCGACTACGGCTTCCACGCCCCCACGGTGTACTTCCCGCTGATCGTCTCCGAGGCGCTGATGATCGAGCCGACCGAGAGCGAGAGCCGGGAGACGCTGGAGGCCTTCGCCTCGGCCCTGCTGGCGATCGCCGGGGAGGACCCCGAGCTGCTGCACGACGCCCCGGTGACCACGCCGATCAGCCGTCCCGACGAGGTGGCCGCGGCCAAGAAGCCGATCCTCCGCTGGTCGCCGACGGCCTCCGGCGCCGACGGCCAGGACCGGAATCCGCCGGTCCCGTCGGCCGAGCGCGGGACGCTGACGGTGCCGACCTACTGATGACGCACGACCCCCCGGCGGGCCCGCCGGGGCCCGGACCGGGAGCCTCCCCCATGCACTGCCGAGTCCTGCCCCACGCCGCCGGGGACGGGCCGTGGAACATGGCCGTCGACCAGTGGATGCTGGAGCGGGTGGCCGGGGGGGAGTGTGCGGGGGCGATGCTGCGGACCTACGAATGGTCCGTGCCGACGCTCAGCCTCGGCTACTTCCAGTCCCGGTCCGAGGCGGAGGCCGATCCCAGGTGGCGGGGGGCCGGGCTGGTGCGGAGGGCGACCGGCGGGGGGGCAATCTGGCACGACCGGGAATTGACCTACGCCCTGGCCGTGCCGTCGTCCCACCCGATGGCCCGGGGGGCGAAGGACCTGTATCGCGCCGTGCATGCGGCCATCGCCGGGCTGCTGGCGGATCGGGGGGTCGAGGTCCGACGCAGGGGAGAGCAGGAGGCCCGGGTCGGCCGGGACCGGCCGCTCCTGTGCTTCGCCGACCGGGACGCGGAGGACCTGGTGGTGTCCGGCTCCAAGGTGCTCGGCAGCGCCCAGCGGAGGAAGGCCGGGGCCCTGCTGCAGCACGGCTCGTTGCTGCTCTTCGGCTCGGAACGGACCCCCGAGCTGCCCGGCCTGGAGGGGCTGTGCCCGGGGCTGGGGGCCGGCCCGGCCTCGGCGTGGGCCGGCCCGGTCTGGGGCCGGATCGCCGCGGCGCTGGGGCTGGTGGAGGCCGAGCGGGGGCTCTCCGCCGAGGAGCGGGAGGCCGTGCTCGGGATCGCCGGGGCGGTCTTCGGCGACCCCGGCTGGACCGATCGGCGCTGATCGGCCGCGCGTCGCCCCCCGGAATCTTGCAAAGGCGTGATCGTTTGGTACGCTCGATGCCGATGGATCGATCAAGGGATCGGCCACGTCCCGGGTCATCCCTCCCGGCTCCGGGGCGATTTCCCTTGGCCACCGCGGCGACTCGGCTAAGATTCAGAGGAGTCGGTCTCCCTCGCATCTCGACGCCGACGGTCCCCGCGCCCTCCCTTCCCGATCGACGACCCGCCCGTCCGGGGCGGTGCAACCGCACGCTCTCCGTCCGATTGATTTCATCCGGCGGCCCCGCCCGGGACGGCCGACGCGCAAGCACAGGGGCGACTTCGCATGAAAGTTTCGCTGATCGTGGTCCAGGGCAAGCCCGAGGGGAAGGTGATCCCGCTGGCCACGACCCGGTTCCGGGTCGGCCGGGGCGAGGGCTGCCACCTGCGGCCGAATAACGAGCAGGTCAGTCGCAACCACTCCGAGGTGGAGGTGCTCGAAGACTCGGTCGTGGTCCGGGACCTGGGCAGCCGCAACGGCACCTTCGTCAACAACCAGCGGCTGGAGCCCAACACCGACCACGTCCTGAAGAACAAGGACCTCATCCAGATCGGGCCGCTGACCTTCGCCGTCTCCATCCAGGGGGCCCCGGCCGCCGCGGCCTCCGCCCCCCCGGACAAGGTCGAGCGTGCCCTGGCCAAGGGCGGCGGCATCGACGAGCTGAGCAACGACGAAATCGACTCCTGGCTGGTGACCGACCAGGGCCAGGCCGCCCCCCCCGAGCGCCCCTCGGGCGTCTACACCGGCGACACGATGACCTTCACCTCCTACAAGGAGGGGAGCAAGTCCGACCACAAGATCCCCGCCCCGCCCCCCGAGGCCGAGGCCGAGGAGCCCGAGGTCGACGAGGAGCCCGAGGTCGAGGAGGAGCCCGAGGAGCGGGCCCCGGCCCGGACCGCCGCCGCCGAGTCCGACGAGGGGATCTACGACAAGCTCGACGACGACGGCGAGGGCGAGGAGGGGATGCCCGAGGAGCTGATCGACGAGTCCAATCCCTTCTTCGCCGCCAAGAAGCAGGCCGAGGAGGAGCAGCCCTCCGGCTCCCACAAGAAGAAGGACGACCAGGACTCCAGCAAGGCGGCCGAGGACATCCTCCGCAAGATGATGGAGCGCCGCCGGGCGACCCGGTGACGCCGTCCGGGGGAGGGCCGGACCCCCCTGTTCGCCCCGGACCGCTCCCCGCGGGCCGGGGGCGGCGGGCCGGCCCGGGTGTTCGGATCGCCGGCCGAGCGAGGGGCTGATGCAGCAGCAGGACGACGAGGAGCCCCGGCGCCACCCCCGGGGCGGGCCCGACGGGCGGGGGACCGAGGCGACGGCCCTGCCCGACCTGGGGCCGCTGGTCGCCCGGCTGGAGGCGGCGGTGGTGGGGCAGCGGCCCCTGCTGGAGCGGATGGTCATCGCGCTGCTGGCCGGCGGGCACGTGCTGATCGAGGGGGTGCCGGGCCTGGCCAAGACCAGGGCGGTCCGGGCCCTGGCCCGGGCGCTGGACCTGCCCTTCCGCCGGATCCAGTTCACCCCCGACCTGCTGCCGGCCGACCTGACCGGCACCCAGGTCTACCACCCCCAGACCGGCCGGTTCGACGTGAAGCACGGGCCGATCGTCGCCGGGGTCCTGCTGGCCGACGAGATCAATCGGGCCCCGGCCAAGGTGCAGAGCGCCCTGCTCGAGGCCATGCAGGAGGGCCAGGTCACCATCGGCGACGAGACGATCCGCCTGCCCGACCCGTTCTTCGTGCTGGCCACGCAGAACCCGATCGAGCAGGAGGGGACCTACCCCCTGCCCGAGGCCCAGCTCGACCGCTTCCTGATGAAGCTGCTGGTCGGCTACCCCGGCCGGGAGGCCGAGCTGGCGATGCTCGACCTGCCCGGCGTGGGAGTGGCCGAGGGGGCCGGCGGGATCGGCGTCGGCGAGGCCTTCCCGGCCGACCCGGGGCCGCTGCTCGGCCCGGAGGAGGTGCGCCGGCTGCGGGCGATCACCGGGTCGATCCGGGTGGCCCCGGCCCTGAAGGGGTACATCGTCGACCTGATCCGGGCCACGAGGGCCCCCCACGAGTACGGCCTGGACCTCGGCCCCTTGATCGAGCTGGGGGCCAGCCCCCGGGCCACGCTGGCCCTGGTCCGGTCCAGCCAGGGGCACGCCCTGCTCTCGGGAAGGGACTACGTCACCCCGTTCGACGTGAAGTCGGTCGCCCGGGACGTGCTCCGCCACCGCCTGCTGGTCAGCTACGAGGCCGACGCCGAGGGGCTCTCGCCCGACGACGTGCTGGGGAGGATCCTGGACCACATCCGGGTGCCCTGATCGGGCGGATGGCCCATGCGGGTGCGGGATGGCGGGTCGCGACCCGTCTCCCGCACCCGCCATCGCGGCCCCGCCGGCCGATCACTTCGAAGGGTCGGCTCGCCTCTTCAGCACGAAGAGGTTCTGCTCCCGGGAGTCGGGCTCGAAGTCGTCGGGGTACTCGTCCCCGTCGGGGACGTAGATGAGCGTGAGCGTGTCGCCGTCGAGGGTGGCGAGCGCCTTGCCCGAGGTGCCGGAGCCGACGTCGGACTTCGACTCGGTCTGCAACTCCTCGGGGGCCTCCACCGCCACCGCCTTCAGCGAGATCCGGGCGGTCTCGTCGGAGATCTCGTCGACGGTGTACTCGGCGGCGTATTGCTCGACGCCGTCGGGGCCGAGCAGGCAGATCCGGTCCTTCGTGACCTTGACGTTGCCCTCCAGCGCCTCCCCGGAGAGCCGCTCTTCGCCCCGCATGCCGCGGTCGATGTCGTAGGTGCCGAGCATCTGCCTGGCGAAGGACTCGGGGTCGCCCTGCGGCCGGGCCGGGGCCGGGGACGACGTCCAGGAGATCAGCAGGGCCGTCAGCCCGATCGAGGCGAGGGACGATTGGCGCGTCATCGGTGTCGCTCCCTGGGTGTCGGGGATCCCGGGGCCGGTCCCGCCCTCGGGCGGTCGGGTCGGCCCACTCCCCCGGTGATCGGGGCAACTCCGATGCCTCCGGGGCCGTCGGGACGCTCAGAGTTCCCAGACCCGGCGGCCGCCGAGGTACATGGAGACCACGCCGTCCTGGCTGACCTTCAGCACCGGCCCGTGGTAGCTGGCGGCCAGGGCGGCCACGGTCCGGGCCCCCTCCGAGGCCCGGGCGGCCAGGATCGCCTCGGGGATGATCCGCAGGATGGCGCCGAAGGCCAGCAGGTTGCCCCGGCGGTCGACCACCACGGCGCCGTCGAC carries:
- the gcvT gene encoding glycine cleavage system aminomethyltransferase GcvT, with translation MSTAELLKTPLYDWHKAHGGRLVEFGGWSMPVQYSTIVEEHEAVRKRAGLFDIGHMGRLRFDGPDALTWLQRVTTNDVSKLPPGRIQYSLVCNEDGGVIDDVLVYHLTDGDGYGLVCNASNRQRVVEQFEAHRDGADAELADSTLDTCMIAVQGPNALSTVRSVFDGPPLGEQKYYSHTSGLVLGTDASVSRTGYTGEDGFELIVHRDVAEAAWLALLEAGLGRGIRPCGLGARDTLRFEAAMPLYGHELLESTNPYAVGLGMFVKPEKGTFVGRDALIALKDAPGAARIGLKLRGRRIARQGSTVLRDGAPIGTVTSGTFSPTLQQALAMATVSPEAPPIGAELVVDVRGTPEPAEVVELPFYRRPRPS
- the gcvH gene encoding glycine cleavage system protein GcvH, whose translation is MDPKDLKYAASHEWVKVDGDVATVGISAFAVEQLTDLIMIDLGKAKPGASVSAGDSFGEVESVKSVNDLYAPISGEVIEVNPAVAADVGAIAADPFGSGWIVKLRPSDAEADLAKLMDHAAYQEKIAEDAH
- the gcvPA gene encoding aminomethyl-transferring glycine dehydrogenase subunit GcvPA: MAYILNTDDDTRVMLGAIGLESLDQLFDMVPADFRLDRPLDVPPAMTEIELTRHVGALASRNRSIDDRPCFLGGGAYDHFIPAAVDMLASRGEYYTAYTPYQAEASQGTLQAVFEYQTLIAQLTGMDVSNASLYDGGSAVAEGILMALASGDRHGRVVTSGAVHPEYRQVAETFLANLAPELVTVPAKNGRTPVDDLIAAITDDTAAVVLQQPNFFGQLEDVEALVAAAKERGATTIVSVDPIGLGLLKRPGSYGADIVTAEGQTLGNSMLYGGPVLGILACRESYLRRIPGRLVGQTTDRQGRRCFVLTLQTREQHIRREKATSNICTNQGLMALRASIYLALMGPHGLRDVAEQSARKAHYAAETLAAVPGLTPAFEGPFFKEFVVRCEKDPARVLAEVGRRGFHGGIALERWYPELADGILVAVTEKRTKAEIDALADAYRGAIASA
- a CDS encoding zeta toxin family protein; the encoded protein is MADPPLLLILGGPNGAGKSTAASALLPDDLPFVNADEIAKTLPGYPSRGADLEAGRLVLIRLDELERMRASFAIETTLAGRSLAPRVERLRGQGYLVRLIFIWVPSPELSVQRVAVRVRSGGHAIPEATIRRRFQAGLRNLFGLYQPIVDRWEVFENATAAGLDIIAGGHAGGRTVVYRPELWRQVVEGGR
- the gcvPB gene encoding aminomethyl-transferring glycine dehydrogenase subunit GcvPB gives rise to the protein MLKKDRPALLFETSRPGRRIAVAPPCDVPGRPIDELIPAEHRADAPPPLPELGELDVVRHYTNLSSFNMAIDANFYPLGSCTMKYNPKRNERLANLPGMAGLHPYQDESTLQGMLQLLCELQDDLGEIAGLPAVSLQPAAGAQGELTALMVAASAFRDRGETRTKVLVPDSAHGTNPASAQLAGFHAVTVKSDARGLVDLDDFKAKLDDEVGVFMITNPNTVGLFDPQIGEIARLLHDRGALLYLDGANMNAILGVVRPGDMGVDLMHYNPHKTFSGPHGGGGPGAGPIAVRGDLAPYLPSPLVGREEDGTYFLDFDRPKAIGRVRAFFGNVGVLVRAYCYIRSQGPDGLKAVAQHAVLNANYLLSLVKDAYPVPMGDRCMHEFVASARSMARDRGVRAMDIGKRLIDYGFHAPTVYFPLIVSEALMIEPTESESRETLEAFASALLAIAGEDPELLHDAPVTTPISRPDEVAAAKKPILRWSPTASGADGQDRNPPVPSAERGTLTVPTY
- a CDS encoding lipoate--protein ligase family protein → MHCRVLPHAAGDGPWNMAVDQWMLERVAGGECAGAMLRTYEWSVPTLSLGYFQSRSEAEADPRWRGAGLVRRATGGGAIWHDRELTYALAVPSSHPMARGAKDLYRAVHAAIAGLLADRGVEVRRRGEQEARVGRDRPLLCFADRDAEDLVVSGSKVLGSAQRRKAGALLQHGSLLLFGSERTPELPGLEGLCPGLGAGPASAWAGPVWGRIAAALGLVEAERGLSAEEREAVLGIAGAVFGDPGWTDRR
- a CDS encoding FHA domain-containing protein — translated: MKVSLIVVQGKPEGKVIPLATTRFRVGRGEGCHLRPNNEQVSRNHSEVEVLEDSVVVRDLGSRNGTFVNNQRLEPNTDHVLKNKDLIQIGPLTFAVSIQGAPAAAASAPPDKVERALAKGGGIDELSNDEIDSWLVTDQGQAAPPERPSGVYTGDTMTFTSYKEGSKSDHKIPAPPPEAEAEEPEVDEEPEVEEEPEERAPARTAAAESDEGIYDKLDDDGEGEEGMPEELIDESNPFFAAKKQAEEEQPSGSHKKKDDQDSSKAAEDILRKMMERRRATR
- a CDS encoding AAA family ATPase; its protein translation is MQQQDDEEPRRHPRGGPDGRGTEATALPDLGPLVARLEAAVVGQRPLLERMVIALLAGGHVLIEGVPGLAKTRAVRALARALDLPFRRIQFTPDLLPADLTGTQVYHPQTGRFDVKHGPIVAGVLLADEINRAPAKVQSALLEAMQEGQVTIGDETIRLPDPFFVLATQNPIEQEGTYPLPEAQLDRFLMKLLVGYPGREAELAMLDLPGVGVAEGAGGIGVGEAFPADPGPLLGPEEVRRLRAITGSIRVAPALKGYIVDLIRATRAPHEYGLDLGPLIELGASPRATLALVRSSQGHALLSGRDYVTPFDVKSVARDVLRHRLLVSYEADAEGLSPDDVLGRILDHIRVP